In one window of Nerophis ophidion isolate RoL-2023_Sa linkage group LG05, RoL_Noph_v1.0, whole genome shotgun sequence DNA:
- the trib2 gene encoding tribbles homolog 2, with amino-acid sequence MNIQRSRPINISRHGRSRHKSHDFEDLSCLRTTTESHHSFSPNLGSPSPPETPDSSHCISRIGDYLLLEPLEGDHVFRAAHLHSGEELVCKVFDIGRYQELLAAYFALGHHQHINQILDILLGETRAYVFFERSHGDMHSFVRTCKKLREDEAARLFYQIASAVAHCHNNGLVLRDLKLRKFVFKNESRSEVKLESLEDTYILDGRDDSLSDKHGCPAYVSPEILNAGGSYSGKAADVWSLGVMLYTILVGRYPFHDVEPGSLFSKIRRGHFNVPETLTPKAKCLIRSILRREPAERLTSREILEHPWFAAAGTVGGAAHTRVERDQEQLVPDVSMEEEELELFS; translated from the exons ATGAACATACAGAGATCACGTCCTATTAACATTTCACGTCATGGGAGATCGCGGCACAAATCGCACGACTTCGAAGACTTATCTTGCTTGAGGACCACAACCGAGTCCCACCACAGCTTCAGCCCCAATCTCGGCTCGCCCAGCCCGCCAGAGACCCCGGACTCGTCGCACTGCATCTCCCGTATCGGGGACTACCTCCTGCTGGAGCCCCTGGAGGGCGACCACGTCTTCAGAGCCGCACACCTGCACAGCGGGGAAGAGCTCGTCTGCaag GTGTTTGATATCGGCCGCTACCAAGAGTTGCTGGCGGCCTACTTCGCCCTGGGCCACCACCAGCACATCAACCAGATCCTGGATATCCTGCTGGGCGAGACACGGGCCTATGTGTTCTTTGAGCGTAGCCATGGCGACATGCACTCCTTCGTGCGGACCTGCAAGAAGCTGCGTGAGGACGAGGCCGCACGACTCTTCTACCAGATAGCTTCTGCCGTGGCGCACTGCCACAACAACGGACTCGTCCTCCGCGACCTCAAGCTAAGGAAGTTTGTCTTCAAGAACGAGTCCAG AAGCGAGGTGAAGCTGGAGAGCCTGGAGGACACGTACATCCTGGACGGCCGTGACGACTCTTTGTCGGACAAACACGGCTGCCCCGCCTATGTCAGCCCCGAGATCCTCAACGCCGGTGGCAGCTACTCAGGCAAGGCGGCCGACGTGTGGAGCTTGGGTGTCATGCTATACACCATCCTAGTGGGGCGCTACCCCTTCCACGACGTGGAGCCGGGCTCCCTGTTCAGCAAGATCCGCCGGGGCCACTTCAACGTCCCCGAGACGCTCACACCCAAGGCCAAGTGCCTGATCCGCTCCATCCTCCGCCGCGAGCCCGCCGAGCGCCTCACTTCCCGCGAAATCCTGGAGCATCCGTGGTTCGCGGCCGCCGGGACCGTGGGTGGCGCCGCACACACCCGAGTGGAGCGCGATCAGGAGCAGCTGGTCCCCGACGTgagcatggaggaggaggagctggagTTGTTCAGTTGA
- the LOC133552369 gene encoding cAMP-regulated phosphoprotein 19-like, whose product MSELAEGAMTMEEEREMDDKVVSTEKAEEAKIKVMHPNLGARPGGSDFLRKRLQKGLKYFDSGDYMAKAKMKNKHLPSAPTEKAQITGGHIPTPQDLLQRKTSIATSKLAER is encoded by the coding sequence ATGTCAGAGTTGGCCGAAGGAGCCATGACTATGGAAGAAGAGCGGGAAATGGATGACAAAGTTGTCAGTACAGAGAAAGCAGAAGAAGCCAAGATAAAGGTCATGCATCCCAATCTTGGAGCTAGACCGGGAGGTTCAGATTTTCTGAGAAAACGACTTCAGAAAGGGCTAAAGTATTTTGATTCTGGCGATTACATGGCCAAggccaaaatgaagaataaacACTTGCCATCAGCCCCAACAGAGAAGGCTCAGATCACAGGTGGTCACATCCCGACACCTCAGGACCTGCTTCAGAGAAAGACCTCTATTGCGACAAGCAAACTGGCTGAGAGATGA